A window of the Cystobacter fuscus genome harbors these coding sequences:
- a CDS encoding AraC family transcriptional regulator — protein sequence MIDPLAEVVTLLQPSASSSKLASGAGRWSVRRAESGRPFYCAILDGASRLAVDGHEPMILEKGDFVLIPSAFNFTASSLEPPRGKRDTAHVVLPDGEVRHGDSSGPPDVRMLVGYCTFASPDASLLVSLLPRLVLVRGERRLSTLVELVREESRERRPAREVILARLLEVLLIEALRSVAGTAASPGLLRGLADERLAVAIRRMHESPTRAWTVAQLAKEAALSRSAFFERFSRAVGVPPMEYLLGWRMALAKDLLRRKQVTVAEVAEQVGYGSASTFSVAFTRHVGLPPTHFAREQGEPRYP from the coding sequence ATGATCGATCCGCTCGCAGAAGTGGTCACGCTGCTCCAGCCGAGCGCCTCGTCCTCGAAGCTCGCCAGCGGTGCAGGTCGGTGGAGCGTTCGCCGCGCCGAATCCGGGCGGCCCTTCTACTGCGCGATCCTCGATGGTGCGAGCCGCCTCGCGGTCGACGGACATGAGCCGATGATTCTCGAGAAGGGGGACTTCGTTTTGATTCCGTCGGCGTTCAACTTCACGGCGTCGAGCCTCGAGCCACCGAGAGGGAAGCGCGACACCGCGCACGTCGTGTTGCCCGATGGCGAAGTCAGACACGGCGATTCGAGTGGCCCGCCTGATGTTCGAATGCTGGTGGGTTACTGCACCTTCGCTTCTCCGGACGCGAGCTTGCTCGTCTCGCTCCTTCCACGGCTCGTGCTCGTTCGCGGCGAGCGGAGGCTCTCTACCCTCGTGGAGCTCGTGAGAGAGGAGTCCCGCGAACGGCGGCCCGCGCGCGAGGTCATCCTCGCCCGCCTCCTCGAGGTCCTTCTCATCGAAGCCCTCCGCTCCGTGGCGGGCACCGCGGCGTCGCCGGGCCTCCTGCGCGGGCTCGCCGACGAGCGCCTCGCCGTTGCGATACGACGCATGCACGAGAGCCCGACCAGGGCGTGGACGGTAGCGCAGTTGGCGAAGGAAGCAGCACTGTCCCGTTCGGCGTTCTTCGAGCGATTCAGTCGCGCGGTGGGCGTTCCTCCGATGGAGTACCTGCTTGGCTGGCGCATGGCCTTGGCGAAAGACCTGCTGCGGCGCAAGCAAGTCACCGTCGCCGAGGTCGCGGAGCAAGTCGGCTACGGCTCCGCGAGCACCTTCAGTGTTGCCTTCACTCGCCACGTAGGACTGCCGCCAACACACTTCGCGCGTGAGCAGGGGGAACCGCGATACCCGTGA
- a CDS encoding enoyl-CoA hydratase/isomerase family protein has product MSEKSTIIVEKSTPKIATITFANPPANVIVPETVTRLHEILHELENDVRVQVVIFTSNISGFFFNHFDLRQADKFPFIPGPDSVPMWVDLVIRLSKAPFLSIAKIRGRTRGGGNELALACDLRYASREHAIFGQPEVGTGILPGGGGSERLPRLIGRDRGLEAIVTSQDYDAELAERYGWVTRTLPDAELDRFVERLATRVASFDKAVVAAAKAQVDRASLPPDADFATAYAEYTRSLAGPGFQAGFARLGRQFAEKGLEVELRLGEYLGIANAQP; this is encoded by the coding sequence ATGAGCGAGAAAAGCACCATCATCGTCGAAAAATCCACGCCGAAGATCGCCACCATCACCTTCGCGAATCCGCCCGCGAATGTGATCGTGCCGGAGACCGTGACACGACTGCACGAGATCCTCCATGAGCTCGAGAATGACGTTCGAGTCCAGGTTGTCATCTTCACGAGCAACATCAGCGGATTCTTCTTCAACCACTTCGATCTTCGGCAAGCCGACAAGTTTCCTTTCATACCAGGCCCAGACTCCGTCCCCATGTGGGTTGACCTGGTCATCCGCCTTTCGAAGGCTCCCTTCTTGAGCATCGCGAAGATCCGCGGACGAACGCGCGGAGGGGGCAACGAACTCGCCCTGGCGTGCGACTTGCGCTACGCGAGCCGCGAGCACGCCATCTTCGGGCAGCCGGAAGTCGGCACCGGCATCCTGCCAGGGGGTGGTGGCAGCGAACGTCTGCCACGCCTCATCGGGCGTGACCGCGGCCTCGAGGCGATCGTCACCAGCCAGGACTACGATGCCGAGCTCGCCGAGCGATACGGCTGGGTCACGCGAACCTTGCCCGACGCCGAGCTCGATCGATTCGTGGAAAGGCTCGCGACCCGCGTCGCTTCCTTCGACAAGGCCGTCGTGGCTGCCGCCAAGGCTCAAGTCGACCGGGCGTCACTGCCTCCGGACGCTGATTTCGCCACGGCATACGCGGAGTACACGAGATCGCTGGCTGGACCGGGCTTCCAGGCGGGCTTCGCGCGGCTTGGTAGGCAGTTCGCCGAGAAAGGCCTCGAGGTCGAGCTTCGGCTCGGCGAGTACCTCGGCATCGCCAACGCGCAGCCCTGA